GAAAGCGCTTCTTTAAATAGTTGGAAATTATATATAAGTTTTAAAGCTGACAATCAGAAATATGAAATAAATAAAGATATTTCGGTTGAAAAACAGAGCAATAAAAACTTGAATATGACCACTTTTACAGGAAAAGATAACGAACAATATGTAATTGCGTTAATTTCTCCGCAGAAACCAAAAGTGGCCGAAAATCCATTGATTGCAGGTATTTATAAGTATAATAAACCGACAAGTCCAGCTGGAACTTTTCCAGATCCAACACAATTTTCGTATTCAGAAGTGAGTGGTTATACTTTGAAATTAGATCCAAGAATGCCGGAACCTTCAATGGGAAATCATTCTTCGCCAAACAATCAGGATTTAACACAGCAGAATGATGGTTTGTATCATGGTGTTGTCAATTATACCATGACAGGGAATTGGACTTTGAATTTAATCCTAATGAACCAAAACGGATTGATTTTGAAAGGAACTGTAGTTCCAACCGATTTCACGCCGGGAGTAGAAGGCGTGAAGAGCGAACTATATATTGATACTTTATTCTAAAAACATGAAATATATAATAATGTTACTTTTTTTGGGAATGTCAGTAAAAGCTCAAAATTCTCATGCACATCACGACAGTATCAAAAACTTAGAAGAAGTAAAAGTAAAAAGTGCGGCCAAAAAGAAAATTGAAACCGAAATGAAAATGGCGGTTTCTGTAGATGAGTATTTGTCTTCGGCAGATAATATCAGTTTTATCAAACGTGGTGCTTATGCGTGGGAACCATTGTTGAACAATATGAGCACAGAACGTTCTACAGTAACCATTGACGGAATGCATATTTTTGGAGCTTGTACTGATAAAATGGATCCCATTACGTCTTATGTAGAAAGCAATAATCTTTCGGCAATTGATATCAAATCAGGACAGGAAGGAAGTTTACACGGTTCTACTATTGCTGGAAGCATCGATTTAAAAAGAAAAAGCACAACTTTTGGTCTTGCTAAAAAATGGAACGGAGCTTACCAAAGCGGTTTCGAATTTAATAACAAACAATTTTTCAATCTTGGAAATGTAGCTTATTCAGGTGAAAAATTTGTTGCTGAGGGAAGTATTTCGTATCGAAAAGCAGCTGATTATTATGACGGAAATGATGATGAAGTAAAACATTCGCAATATAAAAAGTTCAATACATCATTAGGTTTTGCTTATAAAACAAGTGATTTATCGGCAGTTAGATTAGATGCTATTTTTGATATGGCAAAAGATGTGGGATATCCAGCACTTCCAATGGATTTATCGCTTTCTCGTGCCTTAATTACATCTGCTTCATACAAACAATTATTTGAAGATGGTTTGGTAAAAGTGATTGATTCCAAAATTTATTTCAACGCGATCGAACATTATATGGATGATACAACACGTCCAGAAAATCTAGTTCACATGGATATGCCGGGCTGGAGTACGACTTATGGTTTGGTTTCGAAAGCCAATTTGAAAAAGAATAGTTATTCGTCTGAAATACAATTGAACGCCTACGATAATCTTTCGATTGCAGAAATGAGAATGTATCCGCAGGATAGAAGCAAAAGAACGATGTTTGCTTACAGTTGGCCTTGGGTTACCACTCGTTATGCAGGACTTTCGATGAATAACTCTTGGGAACTTTCGGAAAAAAGTCAGGTAAATTTAGGTGGTTCTTTGGGTGTGAATTACAATTACTCTAAATATGTCGAATTCAACTGGATTTTCCATCCGGGAGCACCTCAGGAAAAAACAAGATTTTTACCGAGTCTGCATGCTGGCTACAATTTGAATATTGATCAATTTAATTTTTCAGTCGGAACGGGTTACGGACATAGAGCGCCGTCTGTTTCTGAAGGCTATGGCTACTATATTTACAATAGTTTTGATCGCTACGATTATATCGGAAATCCTGATTTGAAAAATGAAATTTCGTATGAAGGAAATGCATCGGCAGGTTTCAAAAACGAAAGATTAAGCATTCAAGGAAAACTGAATTATTTCTACATAGAAAACTATATTATTGGTAGAATACTTAGTATGGGAAGTCCGATGAATTATCAATCGGTTGGAGTAAAAGGATATACTTCATTAGATTATGCCAAGCTTTTGAATATGTCGATTAATGCCAGTTATGATATTTTAGAACATTTACATTGGAACGGAACTTTGACTTATGCTCGTGGCATGGATAATAACGGCGGGAATCTGCCTTTTATTCGTCCGTTGAGTTATTTGACTTCACTTCATTTTATGCATAAAAATTTCGGAATCCAGACTTCTGTAAATGGCGATTTTGAACAGATCAATTATAGTCCAGAATATGGAGAGGATTTGACAGGAGCTTATGTAATCTGGAATCTTTCTGCGAATTATTCATTCAAAATAAATCAAATGAAGACCGTAGTTCAGGTCGGAGCAGAAAATTTATTAAATGAATACTACAGCACTTACGCCGACTGGGGAAATATTCCGAGAATGGGGCGTAATATTTTCACTTCTTTAAAATTCAATTTCTAATAATAATGAAAAAAGTTTTTAGTATCACAATGATAATCTTGCTGCTGTTGGTTTCTTTCCAGCAGGCATTGATTATTGTGCACTTTAAGCTGAATCAAAAGAATATAGAAAAAGAATTCTGCGTCAATAAAGCCAAACCAGAATTGCAGTGTCACGGTAAATGTCATTTGAAAAAAGAGCTGGAAAAATCAGACAATAATAGTGATTTAGAACTAAATAGCATTAGTAAAAACATCGACATTATTTTGACTGCCGAAATTGAATTTACATTGAATATTATTAAAGAAATAAATTCTAAAAAAGTATTGATTTACAAAGAGACAGGCCAAACAGAACCTTGCCTCGAAATTTTTGTACCACCGCCTATTTGCTGATTAGCTCATCAAATTAAAATTAATTTAAACACATAGAAACATAGTTTTTCGGAGTGTAGAAAATAGGCGTTTCACTTGTATTAATACACATAGTTATTTGTTAAATGACGTGTCATTTTTATTTCATCTTTATCAGGTCAAATAAAATCTATGTTTCTATGTGTTTAAAATTATTATAGTTAGGATGGAAAAAGATGTACCAAAAGCATCTTTTAGGCATAATTAATTACAAAAATTTAAATATCAAAAAATGCAAAATTTAAAAAAATACTTTTTATTATCCCTTGTTTCTTTGGGATTCGTATCGTGTTCAAGCGATGATAACAATCCAGTAGCGAATAATGTGACCTTAGAATTCAATAATACTTTCAAAAATACTACGATTGTTTTAGGGAATGCAGCTTCGACTTCGGCTACAGCCAATACTTCTGCAGCTGGGCAAGTACATCATTTTTCGGAACTAAAATATGTCATCAGTAATATTCGTCTGGTAAAAGATAACGGAGATGAAGTTCCATATAATGTAAACGATTTGGACAAAGGGGCAACAGTAATCGATCAGGCAAAAACAGCTTCTTTAAGTTATGTTTTAAGCAATGTACCTTCAGCAACTTACAAGCAGATTAAATTTGGTTTAGGGATCAAAGCAGAGCAAAATACTTTAGATCAGGTAAGATTTCCAAATTTCTATGCTGCGGCAGGTGCAAATGACACAGCGATGATGTGGGAATGGGGAAGTGGTTATCGTTTTACCAAAATTGAAGGTTTTTATGATGCAGATAATAAAGCAATGTCTATTCATACAGGCAGCACAGTCGAAGGAACTGCTCCAAACTATACACAAGGTGTTAATGCTTACAGAGATGTGACTTTAAACCTGACGACAAATGCAGTTGTGGGAAGTGTAGCTCCTAAAATCAAAATTAAAGCCGATTTTGACAAATTGTTAAGCGGTAAGACCAATACAATAACACTTTCTACAGGAACAGGAATGAACGATAATGCCACTCCAAACGTTCACACGGCAGCTCAAATGGTAAAATTTGTAGATAATTTGGGAGGAAACGGATCAAGCGATATAACAGGAATGTTTTCTGTGACTGCTGTAGAAAACTAAAAAAGGGTATGCGGATAAAACGGATTTACTTCGTAAAGTCACGGATAAACACGGATTTTTAAAATCCGTTCAAATCCGCGTTTTCGCGATAGCGAATCCGTTTAATCCGTGTCCTATTTCCAGAGCTGTTTAAACGGTTCAATTTTTAAAATTCATTTAAAATGAAAAAAATACTAGGTTTCGTAATAGCAATATTGTTTCTGACTTCCTGTAATAACGAAGATTCGGAAATGCTGGCTATTGATAATCCTGAAATTGATTTAAAAATTCCGGCTGATTTTCCGGAACTGAATGCTTTTGTAAGTCAGAACAAACCCACTCAATATGGTGTAGAATTAGGAGAAAAATTGTTTTCAGACAAAAGATTCAGTGCAGATAATACGATATCCTGTTCCAGCTGTCATATTCAGGAAAATGCTTTTACAGATCAGAAAACACAAGCAGTTGGAATTGAAGGCAGAATCGGACTTCGTAATACACCTTCGATTCAGAATTTGGCTTTTATGAAATTCTACAATTGGGACGGAAGTAAATTACAGCTTGAAACACAGCCTTTAGTTCCTATTATCACACATGAAGAAATGGATTCTTCGATTTTGGAAGTAATTGGTAAAATTAAAGATGATGCATCATATAAAGACTTATTTAGAAAAACTTTTGGTGATGAAAACATTACTCCGGACAGAATTTACAAAAGCATCGCACAGTTTGAATACACACTGATTTCTGCCAACAGCAAATATGATAAAGTAAAACGAAAAGAAACCTCTTTTTCAGAAAGTGAATTAAAAGGCTATCAAATCTTTCAGCAGAAATGTGCGAGCTGCCATGCAGGAGAGTTATTTACGGATAAGAGTTTTAGAAATATTGGTTTTCCTTTAAATACGGATACTAATGAAGCGGGACGTGCTAGAGTAACAGGAGTTTCATCAGACTTTATGAGTTTTCGAGTTCCGACTTTAAGAAATATCGAATATACGGCTCCGTATGGAAGTTTTGGCCAGTTTTCAACTTTAAAATCTGTTTTAGATTATTTTGATGATGGTGTTTTAGATGCCGATAATTTGGATCCGATTTTTAAAGAAAATGGAAAAAAGATGCCACTCACAGAAGAAGAAAAGATAAATCTCATTGCATTTATGAAGACTTTGAGTGATACAGAATTTGTAAAAAAATAATAAAACATCAGGTTTATAAAAGGCAAAAAAAAAGCTAAACTGAAAAGTTTAGCTTTTTTTTTGCCTTTTAGATTAAAAGTTTGTTGCAGATTATAATTTGAAACCTAAATATCTTATAAAAAGTAATATGATTCTGATATCCATCCTAAATTTGATTTTGGTTTTATGTATAATTATCTAATAATCAGTTTTATGAAAAAAATAGTTTTATATCATGTTTTATTATTGTTTGTAATTAGCGCCTGTAAGAAAGAATCTGAAATAAAAAAAGATTCTAACACTCCTGCTGTTTCTAATTCAGAACAATATGAATTTGTTGGCGGTTATCCGACAGAAGCTACCATTAAAAAAGCTTATGATGATGCCGATCTTACTCGTGCTATACAAGTTTATAAATTTTTCTATCCAACGGTTTCAGGAGAAGCAATAGTAAAAGGAAATGACAGTATTAAAATAAAGTCTAACAGCTCATTTGGAACTTTGGATACAAAACCGGGGCAAATTGGATTTACATTAAATTCAGATACTCCTTATGGCCCTATACCAATTGATCTGTCAAAAGGGCCAATGGTCATTGATATCCCTAAAGGTCCACTGATTGTTGTTGCAATGGATGTTAACCAGCGTTGGGTAGCAGATATGGGGATTCCAGGACCTGATGCAGGAAATGGAGGAAAACATTTACTGCTTTCACCAGATTATAAAGGCGTTGTGCCTGCGTCTGGATATCATGTCTGGAAATCATCTTCAAATAATTTAACTGTTGGAATTCGTTCTCTTCCTGTTGGAGGAGATGTTAAAGCGGCCATGGATCGAATTAAAACAGTAAAAGTATATCCATTAAATAAACCAACAGATTGGAAAGAGCCAGATTGGCTGGAATTGAGCAATAAACCGCAAAATACAACACCCGTTGCTTGGGAAAATAACATCAAATATTGGGAAAATCTAAATGATGTAATACAGCGTGAGCCTGCTTTTGAAGGTTACAGAAATTACTATGGAGATCTTGCTGTATTGGGTATCAAAAAAGGACAGGCTTTTAAACCTGATGCGAGAATGAAAGAAATTCTTGAGAAAGCTGCAAAAATTGCCAATGCTCAAATGAGAGTACAATCGTTTGCCGATCGCCGTCCAGACCGAATTGTCTGGAAAGATCGCCAATGGGAATGGGTAGCACTTCGATTTGAGGATGGAGATTTTAACACTACTGACTATGTAGATCTCGACGGTCGTGAAACTTGGTTTTATCAGGCAATTGGGGCATCTCCTTCAATGTTTAGAAGAAAAGAAGGCTCAGGTTCATTATACTGGCTTGGACTTAAAGATAATACAGGAAAATATGTCGATGGAGGTAAAAATTATAAGTTGACTATTCCAACACCAGTTCCTGCCAAATTATTCTGGTCTATTACTATCTATGATGCAGAAACCCGCAGTCAAGTTCTTACAGATCAAAACAAAGCCGCTTTACGTTCACTATTTGAATTAAAAGATAAAATAGGTGGAAAAAGCATTGATTTGTTTTTTGGACCAAAAGCTCCTGCAGGTAAAGAAGGGCAATGGATAAAAACACTGCCAAACAAAGGTTGGTTTGCTTATATCCGTATATATGGACCAGAAGCTGCAGCTTTTAACGGTACTTGGAAACCAGGAGATTTTGAAGAAGTAAAATAATTTGTTGATTCTTTACGACGCACAAAAAAATCCCCATCTATACGCCTGCAAAGTTTTATATGCCATTTTTCAACTCATTTTTTAATCAATTAAATTTAAAAATCATGAAAAAAAATGTCTTACAATTAATTTTTGCGTGTTTGTTTTGCCTCAGTTTTATTGGCTTAATGAATGCCCAAACAAAGAAGAAACCAAATATCATTATGGTAATCTCAGATGATACAGGATGGGGAGATTTAGGCGTATACGGCGGTGGCGTAGGTCGTGGAATGCCAACTCCAAACTTAGATCGAATGGCCAAAGAAGGAATGCAGTTCTGGTCTTTTTATGGACAGCCAAGCTGTACGCCGGGAAGAGCCGCCATGATTACAGGAAGAATTCCAAATCGAAGCGGAATGACAACAGTTGCTTTTCAAGGGCAAGGTGGCGGACTTCCAGCTGCTGAATGGACTTTGGCTTCTGTACTAAAAAAAGCAAATTACAAAACCTATTTTTCGGGAAAATGGCATTTAGGAGAAGCAGATTATGCCATGCCGATTGCGCATGGTTTTGATAAAATGCAGAATGTTGTTCTCTATCATTTAAATGCTTACACTTATTGTTTTCCTTCGTGGAATCCAGATATGGCTCCAGAAATATCTGCTTTTATCAAGAAATCTACTAAAGGAATTTTAGAAGGTGAAGCTGGGAAACCAGCACGTGACACAGGTCCAGTTACAGAAGAAAATATTGCGGAGCTGGATATCAATATGGTGGATAATAATTTAAAACAGCTTGATGAATATGGTAAATCAAAAGATCCGTTTTTTATGTGCATCAATTTTGCTAAAAACCATCAGCCAAATCTACCATCCAAACAATTTGCAGGGAAATCACCAGCAAAAAGTAAATATGGTGATGCCGTTGTAGAAATGGATTATAATGTAGGCCGCATTATGGATAAAATTCGCTCACTTGGAATTGCAGATAATACAATCGTGATTTATACTGTAGATAATGGAGCTTGGCAAGATGTGCATCCAGATGCGGGATATACGCCTTTTAGAGGTTCTAAAGGAACGGATAGAGAAGGAGGAAGCCGAGTTCCTGCTATTGCTTGGTGGCCAGGACAAATTGAAGCAGGAAGCGTAAGCCATGATATTGTAGGTGGTTTAGACTTAATGGCAACATTTGCAGCTCTTGCAGGTGTAGAATTGCCTAAAAATGATAGGGAAGGAAAATCTATGGTTTTTGACAGCTACGATATGTCGAATGTTTTATTCAAAAAAGGAAAACCACTTCGTGACAGATGGTTTTATTTTACAGAAAATGAACTGTCTCCTGGGGCAGTACGCATAGGAAAATGGAAAGCGGTATTTAATACAAGAGGCGATAACGGAGCACAGGCAGGAAGCGATACTCCTGGACAGCAATTGGGCTGGAGAGGTGATCAGACTTATATAGCAACGGTTCCCGCAGTATATGATTTATGGCAGGATCCGCAGGAACGCTATGATCTTTTCATGAATAGTTTTACAGAAAAAACATGGACGATGGTTGTTTTCGATCAAGTTATTATGGAACTTATGAAAACTTATGCTGCAACTCCTCCAAGACCACAGCAAAGTGGTTCTTATGGCGGACCAATGGAAATTGGAAGATATAGAACTATCGAGCAGGCGAAACAATTACTGAATAGTAAAGAATTATCTCTGCCTCCTTTGAGTGTCGATCCTAAACAATAGAAATAAGTGTTTTAAATTTAGTAAGCTGAAAACCCCTAAAATTATTTGATTTTAGGGGTTTTCTTGTGAGTTAATTACCTCTCAATAAATTAATGCTGACCGTTGCAGTATCCGCATCTGGAAATCGTTTAAAAACCGATTGATCGGGAAACAATCCAGCTTCTGCAGCAATTTTGTTGAATACATCAATCTCAACAATATATTGATCCGAAAAACCATGAGTAGCATCGTAAGCCGTAGCGGCAGTTTTTCCTAAATTTTCAGCAGTTAGTTTTGGATTTATGGTATGCAGTTCTATTAAGAGTAAACCAAATTTATGAACATAAGGTGACCATTTTTTCAAATGTTCTAAAAGATTATCCTCAACCAAATTGTTGCTGATTCTTTTTCCTTTTGATGCAAAAGCGCCACTAGAACTACTGATTCTGTCTTGGTTAATAATTTCAGGTTCTGTCCAAATTCGATTGTGATCTAGAAATGTTCTGACGTTCAAAAGGTCTTTTAAATCGATATTGTAATTTTCTTTTAAATCCTTTGATAAAATATCTGGTCTTCCAATATCCCCCCAAATTACTTTTGCCCAAATATCTGCTTTGATAAGATTGGCTCTTGTAACTTTTAGTGCAGTTTGGTTATAATCGGCACCAACTAGAAATAATGGATATTCATCGAGCATTTTACCTCGCAAAGTTTGTCGGTCGATTACTTCAAAAACATGCTGTAAAAAAGCACCGTTCCCACATCCCATATCTAGAATTCCTTTGGGTTGTTCTTCAATTGGGAGATTAAAAAGTTTGATGAGAATTTCGTCTACTACTTTGAAATACGTATCGTGAGCACCTCCGCTTCCCCAAACATTCATTTCGCGATCCACGTGAATTTCTGTTTCGTCTTCAGCAGTTTGTAAGATATCAGGATTACCAAAAAGCAAATCGTCCATTTTAGCAAATGTCGGAAGATAGGAAACGGTAACACCATAAGCGCTGGCTCTTTTGGCAAAATACAAACCTGCTTCAGTAAACTGGTAATTGCCATTTTTTTCTAAAAACCATCCCAAATGAACAAAAAAGTCTAAAATCTTTTTAAAGTTTTCGGGCGATTTATGAAACTCTTCCGGACGGAAAGAAGTTTCCATAAAGTATTTATGAAACATTCCGTTCATCGCCAGACGAACAATGGTTGGGCCAATTAAATAGCCTTCAATATGTTTTAAAATCTGATTCTGAATTTCATTAGTCAAAGAATCATTTGAAAGTGTAATTCCGTATCCCTTTTTATATTTTTCAAAAATAAGATCGAGTTTTTCAAAAGGTTTATCATCAAATTGTCTCGGATGAAACTGCGTGGATAATTTCAGTAAATCTACCACATCTTCGTATAGATAGAATAACGAAAAAGCCGTTTTGGTTTTCTCGTTTACCCCAATTGTAATTTCCTGTGTTTGATTATTGACTTTATATTCCAGAAAACCCTGTGAAGCCAAAAGTCGCAAACCAATATTCAGATAGCCTTCGTTGGCTTTGAAAGCATTTGTAAGTTCTGATAATGAAAGCTGTTTTTTCTCTAAAATAAACTCTAAAACTGATTTTTTCTTAAGCGCTATTGCAACTGGAGCAGTAACTAAGCCGTCAAGATGCCTGAAAATAGAACTTAAAAGTTGTGATTTATCGCTCATAGTGTAAGAGTGAAGGTTTAGTTTAAAAATAGTGAAAATTTTTGAAACTAGCCGTATTCAAGTTTGCTACAGAGGAGCAAAATATTTATAGCAAATGAAATCACAGGGAGAACAAAGGTCTAGCGGAGCGATATATTTTGAAAATCTCATTTTTTTTTTATGTCGTTATTTTCAAATATAACCTGTGGTTTCAACCACAGGGACACAATGAAAAACGATACGTTTCCCGTGGTTGAAACCACGGGTTATGTTTATGCAGATTGTGTTAGCGAGATATTCAAACTTGCGAAAGAAATTATGTTTCGAACGAAAAAAAGCAGTCAAATATGACTGGATATATACGTTCCTCTTTTTTCAATTCCTTACCGATAAATTTGTTGAAAAATAAAGCTATGGACATGATTGAAAAACTAGAAAATCTTAAAAAATTAACTGCGCTATATTTAAGTACTTTGAAACCTGTATCTGAAGAAAAGAATATGTATGAAGCAAAAATCAAATTGTCAAGTTATACCGAATTGAGTTCTATCATTACACAAATGCTAAAATCATGCATTTTGGTTCTGGAATTAAATGCAAATAAAGATTCAGATATTGCTTTAATGCTGGAAATGGTTCTTCAGTTACTTCCTGTAGATGAATTTGAATTGCTGGACAGAATAAGTGAAATTGTAAATGTTCAGAGTTTGGTAGAATAAGAAGAAAATCAAAATATTCTAAAAAGCTATTCCAAATTGAAATCCTGCGGTAAATGAAGCAGGATGATCATTACCAAAACGAACAGGTAAAGGTACTGCGGCATAATAGCTCACACTATTTGTTTTGATTAATGTTTTATTGAATACAGGTGTAAAACCGTATCTTCCATTACTGTCGAAGGCAACTCGTCCTGCAAAACTATATCCTTTTCCCAAAGCAACTAGAATTCCAGGATGAACTAATAAACTTGTAGTTTTACTAGATCCGTTATCGTCTTTAATGTTCGGAACAATTTCAAACGAGAAACCTATTTTACTGTTTTTCCAAATGTTGATTCCAGTAGGAAATGATACAGCATAATAATCTCTAAAATTAACGGCAGTTTCATCTCTGCTTACAGTAACAATTGGATGCATAATACCAAAATAACCTGTAATTTTTGGGTAAGTAGTTTGAGAAAACGAAAAGGAACTAAAGAGTAATACTAAAAAAAGAAATGTGTATCGAAACATGGAGTTTTGTTTTATTGGTTGTAAAAACAAAATTA
This portion of the Flavobacterium panacagri genome encodes:
- a CDS encoding MbnP family protein, yielding MQNLKKYFLLSLVSLGFVSCSSDDNNPVANNVTLEFNNTFKNTTIVLGNAASTSATANTSAAGQVHHFSELKYVISNIRLVKDNGDEVPYNVNDLDKGATVIDQAKTASLSYVLSNVPSATYKQIKFGLGIKAEQNTLDQVRFPNFYAAAGANDTAMMWEWGSGYRFTKIEGFYDADNKAMSIHTGSTVEGTAPNYTQGVNAYRDVTLNLTTNAVVGSVAPKIKIKADFDKLLSGKTNTITLSTGTGMNDNATPNVHTAAQMVKFVDNLGGNGSSDITGMFSVTAVEN
- a CDS encoding class I SAM-dependent methyltransferase; the encoded protein is MSDKSQLLSSIFRHLDGLVTAPVAIALKKKSVLEFILEKKQLSLSELTNAFKANEGYLNIGLRLLASQGFLEYKVNNQTQEITIGVNEKTKTAFSLFYLYEDVVDLLKLSTQFHPRQFDDKPFEKLDLIFEKYKKGYGITLSNDSLTNEIQNQILKHIEGYLIGPTIVRLAMNGMFHKYFMETSFRPEEFHKSPENFKKILDFFVHLGWFLEKNGNYQFTEAGLYFAKRASAYGVTVSYLPTFAKMDDLLFGNPDILQTAEDETEIHVDREMNVWGSGGAHDTYFKVVDEILIKLFNLPIEEQPKGILDMGCGNGAFLQHVFEVIDRQTLRGKMLDEYPLFLVGADYNQTALKVTRANLIKADIWAKVIWGDIGRPDILSKDLKENYNIDLKDLLNVRTFLDHNRIWTEPEIINQDRISSSSGAFASKGKRISNNLVEDNLLEHLKKWSPYVHKFGLLLIELHTINPKLTAENLGKTAATAYDATHGFSDQYIVEIDVFNKIAAEAGLFPDQSVFKRFPDADTATVSINLLRGN
- a CDS encoding arylsulfatase, coding for MKKNVLQLIFACLFCLSFIGLMNAQTKKKPNIIMVISDDTGWGDLGVYGGGVGRGMPTPNLDRMAKEGMQFWSFYGQPSCTPGRAAMITGRIPNRSGMTTVAFQGQGGGLPAAEWTLASVLKKANYKTYFSGKWHLGEADYAMPIAHGFDKMQNVVLYHLNAYTYCFPSWNPDMAPEISAFIKKSTKGILEGEAGKPARDTGPVTEENIAELDINMVDNNLKQLDEYGKSKDPFFMCINFAKNHQPNLPSKQFAGKSPAKSKYGDAVVEMDYNVGRIMDKIRSLGIADNTIVIYTVDNGAWQDVHPDAGYTPFRGSKGTDREGGSRVPAIAWWPGQIEAGSVSHDIVGGLDLMATFAALAGVELPKNDREGKSMVFDSYDMSNVLFKKGKPLRDRWFYFTENELSPGAVRIGKWKAVFNTRGDNGAQAGSDTPGQQLGWRGDQTYIATVPAVYDLWQDPQERYDLFMNSFTEKTWTMVVFDQVIMELMKTYAATPPRPQQSGSYGGPMEIGRYRTIEQAKQLLNSKELSLPPLSVDPKQ
- a CDS encoding cytochrome-c peroxidase yields the protein MKKILGFVIAILFLTSCNNEDSEMLAIDNPEIDLKIPADFPELNAFVSQNKPTQYGVELGEKLFSDKRFSADNTISCSSCHIQENAFTDQKTQAVGIEGRIGLRNTPSIQNLAFMKFYNWDGSKLQLETQPLVPIITHEEMDSSILEVIGKIKDDASYKDLFRKTFGDENITPDRIYKSIAQFEYTLISANSKYDKVKRKETSFSESELKGYQIFQQKCASCHAGELFTDKSFRNIGFPLNTDTNEAGRARVTGVSSDFMSFRVPTLRNIEYTAPYGSFGQFSTLKSVLDYFDDGVLDADNLDPIFKENGKKMPLTEEEKINLIAFMKTLSDTEFVKK
- a CDS encoding TonB-dependent receptor plug domain-containing protein translates to MKYIIMLLFLGMSVKAQNSHAHHDSIKNLEEVKVKSAAKKKIETEMKMAVSVDEYLSSADNISFIKRGAYAWEPLLNNMSTERSTVTIDGMHIFGACTDKMDPITSYVESNNLSAIDIKSGQEGSLHGSTIAGSIDLKRKSTTFGLAKKWNGAYQSGFEFNNKQFFNLGNVAYSGEKFVAEGSISYRKAADYYDGNDDEVKHSQYKKFNTSLGFAYKTSDLSAVRLDAIFDMAKDVGYPALPMDLSLSRALITSASYKQLFEDGLVKVIDSKIYFNAIEHYMDDTTRPENLVHMDMPGWSTTYGLVSKANLKKNSYSSEIQLNAYDNLSIAEMRMYPQDRSKRTMFAYSWPWVTTRYAGLSMNNSWELSEKSQVNLGGSLGVNYNYSKYVEFNWIFHPGAPQEKTRFLPSLHAGYNLNIDQFNFSVGTGYGHRAPSVSEGYGYYIYNSFDRYDYIGNPDLKNEISYEGNASAGFKNERLSIQGKLNYFYIENYIIGRILSMGSPMNYQSVGVKGYTSLDYAKLLNMSINASYDILEHLHWNGTLTYARGMDNNGGNLPFIRPLSYLTSLHFMHKNFGIQTSVNGDFEQINYSPEYGEDLTGAYVIWNLSANYSFKINQMKTVVQVGAENLLNEYYSTYADWGNIPRMGRNIFTSLKFNF
- a CDS encoding DUF1254 domain-containing protein, which translates into the protein MKKIVLYHVLLLFVISACKKESEIKKDSNTPAVSNSEQYEFVGGYPTEATIKKAYDDADLTRAIQVYKFFYPTVSGEAIVKGNDSIKIKSNSSFGTLDTKPGQIGFTLNSDTPYGPIPIDLSKGPMVIDIPKGPLIVVAMDVNQRWVADMGIPGPDAGNGGKHLLLSPDYKGVVPASGYHVWKSSSNNLTVGIRSLPVGGDVKAAMDRIKTVKVYPLNKPTDWKEPDWLELSNKPQNTTPVAWENNIKYWENLNDVIQREPAFEGYRNYYGDLAVLGIKKGQAFKPDARMKEILEKAAKIANAQMRVQSFADRRPDRIVWKDRQWEWVALRFEDGDFNTTDYVDLDGRETWFYQAIGASPSMFRRKEGSGSLYWLGLKDNTGKYVDGGKNYKLTIPTPVPAKLFWSITIYDAETRSQVLTDQNKAALRSLFELKDKIGGKSIDLFFGPKAPAGKEGQWIKTLPNKGWFAYIRIYGPEAAAFNGTWKPGDFEEVK